A single genomic interval of Gossypium raimondii isolate GPD5lz chromosome 11, ASM2569854v1, whole genome shotgun sequence harbors:
- the LOC105761417 gene encoding UDP-glycosyltransferase 88F5 encodes MQETIVLYPSPGLGHVVSMVELGKLILHHYNNRYSITILLTTGFWDTPTIISYINSVSQAFPSISFFRFPSISIDLSQNCSCAAIAFHFISLHAPNVLHSLQQISKSHKISAFIIDIFCTSALSMGKDLNIPTFYFFTSGASTLAAFLQIPKLDKQTFGRSFKDLPNMVFHFEGVPSLRAVHMPEPLLDRDDPAYHDCMYFMSSLQQSDGIIVNTFEDLEPISIKAIANGLCLLDAPSTPPTFYIGPLISPSKHEAENDYCLSWLEKQPSQSVVFLCFGSRGTFYPPQVKEIAKGLENSGQRFLWVVKDPPNHEKAKQAEDNPDVDLDSLLPEGFMERTRDRGLVVKSFAPQVAVLNKDSIGGFVTHCGWNSVLEAVMAGVPMIAWPLYAEQHLNRNILVEDMKMAIPVEQMEGDGFVSGTELEKRVRELMESEKGEELREKSRKMKEKALAAMGPSGSSTKALTKVVELWK; translated from the coding sequence atgCAAGAGACGATCGTCCTTTACCCATCGCCCGGATTGGGCCATGTGGTGTCAATGGTGGAGCTTGGCAAACTCATCCTTCACCACTACAACAACCGATACTCCATCACCATCCTCCTTACCACTGGCTTTTGGGACACCCCAACCATCATCTCTTACATCAATTCCGTCTCCCAAGCCTTCCCATCTATCTCCTTCTTTCGCTTCCCTTCCATCTCCATTGACCTATCTCAAAACTGCAGCTGTGCCGCCATTGCCTTCCACTTCATAAGCCTTCATGCACCCAACGTCCTCCATTCTCTTCAACAAATCTCCAAATCTCACAAAATCTCTGCTTTCATCATTGATATTTTCTGCACTTCGGCTTTATCTATGGGAAAAGATCTTAACATCCCTACTTTTTACTTCTTTACCTCTGGTGCTTCTACCCTTGCTGCTTTCCTTCAAATCCCAAAGCTTGATAAACAAACCTTTGGAAGAAGCTTCAAAGATCTGCCCAACATGGTCTTCCATTTTGAGGGTGTCCCATCGTTGAGAGCTGTACACATGCCTGAACCTTTACTTGATAGAGATGATCCAGCTTATCATGATTGTATGTACTTCATGTCAAGTCTTCAACAATCAGATGGAATCATAGTCAACACCTTTGAAGATCTTGAACCCATTTCCATTAAGGCTATTGCTAATGGTTTATGCCTTCTTGATGCTCCAAGTACTCCACCAACGTTCTACATTGGACCTTTGATTTCCCCAAGTAAACATGAAGCTGAAAATGACTATTGTTTATCATGGCTAGAGAAGCAACCGAGTCAAAGCGTAGTGTTCTTGTGTTTTGGAAGCCGTGGGACGTTCTATCCTCCCCAAGTTAAGGAAATAGCCAAAGGGTTGGAAAATAGTGGGCAAAGGTTCTTATGGGTTGTAAAAGATCCACCCAATCATGAAAAGGCTAAGCAAGCTGAAGATAACCCTGATGTGGATTTAGACAGTCTTTTACCAGAAGGATTTATGGAGAGAACCAGAGATAGGGGTTTGGTTGTGAAGTCATTTGCGCCACAAGTAGCAGTGTTGAACAAGGACTCAATTGGTGGCTTTGTGACTCACTGTGGGTGGAACTCGGTATTGGAAGCGGTGATGGCTGGGGTGCCTATGATTGCATGGCCTTTATATGCAGAGCAACACTTGAACCGGAACATTTTGGTTGAGGATATGAAGATGGCTATTCCGGTGGAGCAAATGGAGGGGGATGGGTTTGTGAGTGGAACTGAGTTGGAGAAACGAGTGAGAGAGTTGATGGAATCAGAGAAGGGTGAGGAGCTTAGAGAAAAGAGCAGGAAGATGAAAGAGAAGGCCTTGGCTGCCATGGGTCCATCAGGGTCTTCTACTAAAGCACTTACCAAGGTGGTTGAGTTATGGAAGTAA